One window from the genome of Lasioglossum baleicum chromosome 9, iyLasBale1, whole genome shotgun sequence encodes:
- the LOC143211763 gene encoding uncharacterized protein LOC143211763 — MQLNVEFIPNGARICSAHFTENDFKIVHGRRILAPNALPHIERAIEDTQNDIIMPSTSASDTSKVDRATSPIPGCSDFVDQSTSMSPTKEENSLEKEYLQKQLQDTRNFI; from the exons ATGCAGCTAAATGTAGAGTTTATTCCAAATGGAGCAAGAATCTGTTCCGcacattttacagaaaatgacTTCAAGATTGTACATGGTAGAAGGATACTTGCACCAAATGCACTACCACATATAG AACGTGCAATTGAGGATACTCAAAATGATATAATTATGCCGTCAACTTCTGCATCGGATACATCTAAAGTAGATAGAGCAACATCTCCCATTCCTGGATGCAGTGACt TTGTGGATCAGTCTACAAGTATGTCACCGAcgaaagaggaaaactctttggAAAAAGAATACCTTCAAAAACAACTGCAAGACacaagaaattttatataa
- the LOC143212441 gene encoding uncharacterized protein LOC143212441, protein MHCRYGESLSEYHDYRDKEGCAAWFVNRLYELSCKLQPIFDKTVPMNPLTEAEKLNFHTATHCHVCEKPFDTSDATKVHDHCHFTGAYRGPAHNGCNLNYQSSYTIPVVFHNLSGYDAHFIIKELANAFEGQINVLPLTKEKYISFTKNVSIERQPGKERKYAKLLKFRFIDSFKFLNSSLDKLSSYLDKSKLRIVRGEFAYLSDDDFNLLTRKGVFPYDYLTSYDKLNDTCLPSREEFYNQLNGSDYLHANTVWSRFAIRTLGQYSDLYLKLDVLLLADVFENFRDDCLENYKLDPAHYYTLPGFACDVMMKMTKIELELFTDVDMLLFVERGIRGGLSQCSHRYACANNKYSSSHDSSKPSTYLTYFDVNNLYGWAMSQPLPYRDFRWVEEDIDNFDVESIPIDSPVGYILEVDLEYPREIHDAHADLPFCPSHGTATDSSQRKLMATLHDKERYVLHYRYLQQSLKHNLKLKKIHRILEFRQSRWLHGYIDLNTKLRVNATNDFSKNLFKLMNNAVLRPMT, encoded by the coding sequence ATGCATTGTCGCTATGGCGAGTCCTTGTCCGAGTATCATGATTATCGCGATAAAGAGGGATGTGCCGCGTGGTTTGTGAACAGGTTATACGAGCTGAGTTGCAAATTACAGCCGATATTTGATAAAACGGTGCCAATGAATCCGCTAACTGAAGCGGAAAAGTTAAATTTTCATACGGCCACACATTGTCATGTATGCGAGAAACCGTTCGACACTTCTGACGCGACGAAAGTACATGATCATTGTCATTTCACAGGCGCGTATCGTGGTCCGGCTCATAATGGATGCAATTTGAACTATCAATCTTCATACACGATACCGGtggtttttcataatttatcaggTTACGACGCGCATTTCATAATCAAAGAATTAGCAAACGCGTTCGAGGGGCAGATAAACGTGTTGCCATTGACGAAAGAAAAGTATATCTCTTTCACGAAAAACGTTTCCATCGAGAGACAGCCGGGTAAAGAGCGAAAGTACGCAAAGTTGTTGAAATTTCGATTCATCGACTCGTTCAAGTTCTTGAACTCGAGTCTGGACAAGCTGTCGTCATACTTGGACAAAAGCAAATTACGCATCGTACGAGGTGAATTTGCATATCTTTCCGACGACGATTTCAACCTGTTGACCAGAAAAGGCGTGTTCCCATACGACTATCTGACATCGTATGATAAATTAAACGATACATGTTTGCCGTCGCGCGAAGAATTTTACAATCAGTTGAATGGCAGCGATTACCTTCACGCGAATACGGTTTGGTCGCGTTTCGCTATACGAACGCTTGGACAGTACAgcgatttatatttaaaattggaTGTCCTGTTGTTGGCggatgtttttgaaaattttcgcgatGACTGTCTCGAGAATTACAAGCTCGATCCGGCACATTATTAcacgctccccggtttcgcatgCGACGTGATGATGAAAATGACGAAGATTGAATTGGAGTTGTTCACCGACGTCGACATGCTTTTGTTTGTGGAGCGAGGAATACGTGGCGGATTGAGCCAGTGTTCACATAGATATGCATGCGCAAACAACAAATATTCGTCTAGCCACGACTCGAGCAAACCATCCACCTACTTAACGTATTTCGACGTGAATAATTTGTACGGTTGGGCTATGTCGCAACCTCTACCGTACAGAGACTTTCGATGGGTGGAGGAGGACATAGATAATTTCGATGTCGAATCCATTCCAATCGATAGCCCCGTAGGATACATTTTGGAGGTGGATTTAGAGTATCCACGCGAAATTCACGATGCTCACGCGGATCTTCCGTTTTGTCCAAGTCATGGCACGGCGACCGACTCGAGTCAAAGAAAGTTGATGGCAACACTTCACGATAAGGAACGATACGTTTTACATTATCGATACCTCCAACAAAGTCTAAAGCACAatctgaaattgaagaaaattcatcgaattcTAGAGTTTCGACAGTCGCGATGGTTGCATGGCTACATCGATTTGAACACAAAATTACGCGTCAACGCGACCAACGATTTTTCCaagaatttgttcaaattaatgaacaatgcTGTGTTACGTCCGATGACGTAG